In a genomic window of Comamonadaceae bacterium OTU4NAUVB1:
- the ctaD gene encoding cytochrome c oxidase subunit I → MSSDGGDATPSSTASGAPGRDALHDRLEQVWGNPRGWRALSVVNHSTIAKRFMVTGGVFFVLAGLLSMLMRAQLALPNHDFMGAEAYNQAFTMHGTIMMFLFAVPILQGLAAYLLPKMLGARDLVFPRLSAFGYWCYLFGGIIFCSSLLFGLAPDAGWFMYTPLSSDVYTPGLNSDFWLLGITFVEIATMAAGIEIAVSILRTRAAGMSLERMPVFAWSMLVTSLMIVVGFPPLILGSILLELERAAGWAFFDTLRGGDPLLWAHLFWLFGHPEVYIVFLPAAGVISTIVPVFARRPLVGYRWVVVSLIAIGFISFGLWVHHMFTLGIPALGQAFFSAASMLVGIPTGVQLFAWIATLWTGRPVWRAPMLWVGAFLTVFVAGGLTGVMLALVPFNWQVHDTHFVVAHFHYVLVGGMLFPLIAGVYYWLPHFSGRMPSERLSKIGFWVTFVGFNGTFLVMHWTGLLGMPRRVYTYDTGLGWDVPNLISSVFSFLMAFGVATVLLDIALHFRFGRKAPPNPWGADTMEWAMAMPAPSYNFASQPALPLRHPLWDAPELPQTIAEGRHALADASHGRRETLGSDPVSGRPREVFHLPGSSWLPLVASLLLAALCILLLLKLYVAALATGLVVAAVLLRWSWLNGGHPCMSGTEAADLPDGLKLHTHTFDGPGLWGMGLTMLADASLYGSLVFGWLFLWTVAPAWQPPAASPVGTWPLLGVALLLGAGRWSMHGVVRRLRGCRDAGDGKGDENGDDKGSGTDASTVARAAPALLGSLWAAAGCALAAAAGLAALLALAPLAPTRSAHDAMLAFLLSFLLLHTALALVLSVLQALRVRRGHVGAAAPYEPVVVASFWSFTAGAAAVAWLAFALLPLAFAH, encoded by the coding sequence ATGAGCAGCGACGGCGGCGACGCCACCCCTTCCTCCACGGCGTCCGGCGCCCCCGGGCGCGACGCGCTGCACGACCGGCTCGAGCAGGTCTGGGGCAACCCGCGCGGCTGGCGCGCGCTCTCGGTGGTCAACCACTCCACCATCGCCAAGCGCTTCATGGTCACCGGCGGGGTGTTCTTCGTGCTGGCCGGGCTGCTGTCGATGCTCATGCGCGCGCAGCTGGCGCTGCCCAACCACGACTTCATGGGCGCGGAGGCCTACAACCAGGCCTTCACCATGCACGGGACCATCATGATGTTCCTGTTCGCGGTGCCGATCCTGCAGGGGCTGGCGGCCTACCTGCTGCCCAAGATGCTGGGCGCGCGCGACCTGGTGTTCCCGCGCCTGTCGGCCTTCGGCTACTGGTGCTACCTCTTCGGCGGGATCATCTTCTGCAGCAGCCTGCTGTTCGGCCTGGCGCCCGACGCCGGCTGGTTCATGTACACGCCGCTGTCGAGCGACGTCTACACGCCCGGGCTGAACTCCGACTTCTGGCTGCTGGGCATCACCTTCGTCGAGATCGCGACCATGGCCGCGGGCATCGAGATCGCGGTGTCGATCCTGCGCACGCGCGCCGCGGGCATGTCGCTCGAGCGCATGCCGGTGTTCGCGTGGTCGATGCTGGTGACCTCGCTGATGATCGTGGTGGGCTTCCCGCCGCTGATCCTCGGCTCGATCCTGCTGGAGCTGGAGCGCGCCGCCGGCTGGGCCTTCTTCGACACCCTGCGCGGGGGCGACCCGCTGCTGTGGGCGCACCTGTTCTGGCTCTTCGGCCACCCGGAGGTCTACATCGTCTTCCTGCCGGCCGCCGGCGTCATCTCGACCATCGTGCCGGTGTTCGCGCGCCGCCCGCTGGTGGGCTACCGCTGGGTGGTGGTCTCGCTCATCGCCATCGGCTTCATCAGCTTCGGGCTGTGGGTGCACCACATGTTCACGCTCGGCATCCCGGCGCTGGGGCAGGCCTTCTTCTCGGCGGCCAGCATGCTGGTGGGCATTCCGACGGGCGTGCAGCTGTTCGCCTGGATCGCCACGCTGTGGACCGGGCGGCCGGTGTGGCGCGCGCCGATGCTGTGGGTCGGCGCCTTCCTGACGGTGTTCGTCGCCGGCGGCCTCACGGGCGTGATGCTGGCGCTGGTGCCCTTCAACTGGCAGGTCCACGACACGCACTTCGTGGTGGCGCACTTCCACTACGTGCTGGTGGGCGGCATGCTGTTCCCGCTGATCGCGGGGGTGTACTACTGGCTGCCGCACTTCAGCGGGCGGATGCCCTCGGAGCGGCTCTCGAAGATCGGTTTCTGGGTCACCTTCGTCGGCTTCAACGGCACCTTCCTGGTCATGCACTGGACCGGCCTGCTGGGCATGCCGCGCCGCGTCTACACCTACGACACCGGCCTGGGCTGGGACGTGCCCAACCTGATCTCCTCGGTCTTCAGCTTCCTGATGGCCTTCGGCGTGGCGACGGTGCTGCTGGACATCGCCCTGCACTTCCGCTTCGGGCGCAAGGCGCCGCCCAACCCGTGGGGCGCCGACACCATGGAATGGGCCATGGCCATGCCCGCGCCCTCCTACAACTTCGCCAGCCAGCCCGCCCTGCCGCTGCGCCATCCGCTGTGGGACGCGCCCGAGTTGCCCCAGACCATCGCCGAGGGCCGCCACGCGCTCGCCGACGCCAGCCACGGCCGGCGCGAGACGCTCGGCAGCGACCCCGTCAGCGGCCGGCCGCGCGAGGTGTTCCACCTGCCGGGCAGTTCCTGGCTGCCGCTGGTGGCGAGCCTGCTGCTGGCGGCGCTGTGCATCCTATTGCTGCTCAAGCTCTACGTCGCCGCGCTGGCGACCGGCCTGGTGGTGGCGGCGGTGCTGCTGCGCTGGTCGTGGCTCAACGGGGGCCATCCGTGCATGAGCGGCACCGAGGCGGCCGACCTGCCCGACGGCCTGAAGCTGCACACCCACACCTTCGACGGCCCCGGCCTCTGGGGCATGGGCCTGACGATGCTGGCGGACGCGTCGCTCTACGGCTCGCTGGTGTTCGGCTGGCTGTTCCTGTGGACCGTGGCGCCCGCGTGGCAGCCACCGGCCGCCTCGCCGGTGGGCACCTGGCCGCTGCTGGGCGTGGCGCTGCTGCTGGGCGCGGGGCGCTGGTCGATGCACGGGGTGGTGCGACGCCTGCGCGGCTGCCGGGACGCGGGGGACGGGAAGGGGGACGAGAACGGCGACGACAAGGGCAGCGGCACGGACGCCTCGACGGTCGCGCGCGCGGCGCCCGCGCTGCTCGGCAGCCTGTGGGCCGCCGCGGGCTGCGCGCTGGCGGCCGCCGCCGGACTCGCCGCGCTGCTCGCGCTCGCGCCGCTCGCACCCACGCGCAGCGCGCACGACGCCATGCTCGCCTTCCTGCTGTCGTTCCTGCTGCTGCACACGGCGCTGGCGCTGGTGCTGTCGGTGCTGCAGGCGCTGCGGGTGCGGCGCGGCCACGTCGGCGCGGCCGCGCCCTACGAGCCGGTGGTGGTGGCGTCGTTCTGGAGCTTCACCGCCGGGGCGGCGGCCGTCGCCTGGCTGGCCTTCGCGCTGCTGCCGCTGGCCTTCGCTCACTGA
- a CDS encoding cytochrome c oxidase assembly protein, whose product MHLTPPPRAGLGAALALLPVAALAHGNAFTGEGAHAPIWLSQGLFAMAWLGYGFGAMRRRPTFAGRALFHTAMLVAGLALFGPFDDWAESSTALHMVQHMLLILVVAPLAVLARPLAQWRSAIGPAADAAWRPLLRLTRHPGACALLHAAAIWIWHAPGPYMAAVFDNWLHVAEHASFLFTGWLFWWSVLRGGRQGTLAAASALLFTAMHTGALGALLTFSTRPLYWRESRELWDQQLAGLVMWVPGGFAYLLAAAWAAYRWLQARQHESHATSRGRPDAPHPPRQETHP is encoded by the coding sequence GTGCATCTGACGCCACCGCCACGCGCTGGCCTCGGCGCGGCGCTCGCGCTGCTGCCGGTGGCGGCTCTCGCGCACGGCAATGCCTTCACGGGCGAAGGCGCCCACGCGCCCATCTGGCTGTCGCAGGGACTGTTCGCCATGGCTTGGCTGGGCTATGGCTTCGGCGCGATGCGCCGGCGGCCGACCTTCGCCGGCCGAGCCCTGTTCCACACGGCGATGCTGGTGGCGGGACTGGCGCTGTTCGGCCCGTTCGACGACTGGGCCGAATCGAGCACCGCCTTGCACATGGTGCAGCACATGCTCCTGATCCTGGTGGTGGCGCCGCTGGCGGTGCTGGCCCGCCCGCTCGCGCAGTGGCGCTCCGCCATCGGGCCGGCGGCCGATGCCGCGTGGCGCCCGTTGCTGCGCCTGACGCGCCATCCCGGCGCCTGCGCGCTGCTGCACGCCGCGGCGATCTGGATCTGGCACGCGCCGGGGCCCTACATGGCCGCGGTGTTCGACAACTGGCTGCACGTGGCCGAGCACGCGTCCTTCCTGTTCACGGGCTGGCTGTTCTGGTGGTCGGTGCTGCGCGGCGGGCGCCAGGGCACGCTGGCGGCGGCGTCGGCGCTGCTGTTCACCGCCATGCACACGGGCGCGCTGGGCGCGCTGCTGACCTTCTCCACCCGGCCGCTCTACTGGCGCGAGTCGCGCGAACTCTGGGACCAGCAGCTCGCCGGTCTCGTGATGTGGGTGCCCGGGGGATTCGCCTACCTGCTCGCGGCCGCCTGGGCGGCGTACCGGTGGCTGCAGGCTCGGCAGCATGAGTCTCATGCGACGTCGCGCGGACGGCCCGACGCCCCTCATCCACCTCGCCAGGAAACGCACCCATGA
- a CDS encoding FdhF/YdeP family oxidoreductase — MTPEIDHESGTAIRIEAYDGPVGGWGSATSLAHHVKHHEAFGALPELVRQNKADGFACTSCAWAKPAKAHTAEFCENGAKATFAELTSLRAGVDFFERHTVTELLAWPDHDLEHEGRLTDPLRYDAGRDRYVPVAWHEAFADIGQRLRALKDTGGPDQTVFYASGRASLETSYMYQLFARLYGTNNLPDSSNMCHESTSVALKEAIGVPVGTVRLEDFEHTDCLLFFGQNVGTNSPRMLHPLQEARRRDVPVIVFNPLRERGLEAFTNPQSPIEMATRSETRIATQYLQVRAGGDIAAIAGMCKALLDLDDTAIAEGRARVIDADFIGTHTHGFEDFARFVREQDWTRLETESGLSRVALTEAARTYAKAKAVIGVYGMGLTQHKLGVDNVRMLVNLLLMGGHIGRRGAGVCPVRGHSNVQGQRTVGISEKPELVPLDQLAGQYGFEPPRHKGLNTVEACEAMLEGRVKAFVALGGNFVRAVPDHHRMEPAWQALELTVQVATKLNRSHLLHGKVAYLLPCLGRIERDVQLGGVQTVTIEDSTARIHASRGHHAPASARLLSEQRIVAGLAKATLDPNPKVDWDAWCADYALVRDAIETTYPKDFKDFNARMHQPGGFPRPLAATERRWETKSGKAEFKVPAALHAAFEGDGGADVLRLVTLRSNDQFNTTIYGYDDRLRGIDGTREVLLLSALDIDRLGLVNGQRVTLASAAGDGIEREVKNLRVTVYDLPPGTCAAYFPECNPVIPLAHYAQESKVPAAKSVPVRVRAPAA, encoded by the coding sequence ATGACCCCCGAGATCGACCACGAGAGCGGTACCGCCATCAGGATCGAGGCCTACGACGGCCCGGTCGGAGGCTGGGGCTCGGCCACCTCGCTCGCGCACCACGTCAAGCACCACGAGGCCTTCGGCGCCCTGCCCGAACTGGTGCGGCAGAACAAGGCCGACGGCTTCGCCTGCACCAGCTGCGCCTGGGCCAAGCCGGCCAAGGCCCACACGGCGGAGTTCTGCGAGAACGGCGCCAAGGCGACCTTCGCCGAACTCACCAGCCTGCGCGCCGGCGTCGACTTCTTCGAGCGCCACACCGTGACCGAGCTGCTCGCGTGGCCCGACCACGACCTGGAGCACGAGGGGCGCCTGACCGACCCGCTGCGCTACGACGCCGGGCGCGACCGCTACGTGCCGGTGGCCTGGCACGAGGCGTTCGCGGACATCGGCCAGCGGCTGCGCGCCCTGAAGGACACCGGCGGGCCGGACCAGACGGTCTTCTACGCTTCGGGCCGGGCCTCGCTGGAGACCTCCTACATGTACCAGCTGTTCGCGCGGCTCTACGGCACCAACAACCTGCCCGACAGCTCCAACATGTGCCACGAGAGCACCTCCGTGGCGCTCAAGGAGGCGATCGGCGTGCCGGTGGGCACGGTGCGCCTGGAGGACTTCGAGCACACCGACTGCCTGCTGTTCTTCGGCCAGAACGTGGGCACCAACAGCCCCCGCATGCTCCATCCGCTGCAGGAGGCCCGCAGGCGCGACGTGCCGGTGATCGTCTTCAATCCGCTGCGCGAACGCGGGCTGGAGGCCTTCACCAACCCGCAGAGCCCGATCGAGATGGCCACGCGCTCGGAGACGCGCATCGCCACGCAGTACCTGCAGGTGCGCGCGGGGGGCGACATCGCCGCCATCGCCGGCATGTGCAAGGCACTGCTGGACCTCGACGACACGGCCATCGCCGAGGGCCGGGCACGGGTGATCGATGCCGACTTCATCGGCACGCACACGCACGGCTTCGAGGATTTCGCGCGCTTCGTGCGCGAACAGGACTGGACGCGGCTGGAGACCGAATCCGGGCTGTCCCGCGTGGCGCTGACCGAGGCGGCGCGCACCTACGCCAAGGCCAAGGCCGTCATCGGCGTCTACGGCATGGGCCTCACGCAGCACAAGCTGGGTGTGGACAACGTGCGCATGCTGGTCAACCTGCTGCTCATGGGCGGCCACATCGGCCGGCGCGGCGCGGGCGTGTGTCCCGTGCGCGGCCACTCCAACGTGCAGGGCCAGCGCACGGTGGGCATCTCGGAGAAGCCCGAGCTGGTGCCGCTGGACCAGCTGGCCGGGCAATACGGCTTCGAGCCGCCGCGCCACAAGGGGCTCAACACGGTGGAGGCCTGCGAGGCCATGCTCGAAGGCCGCGTGAAGGCCTTCGTCGCGCTGGGCGGCAACTTCGTCCGCGCGGTGCCCGACCACCACCGCATGGAGCCGGCCTGGCAGGCGCTCGAACTCACCGTGCAGGTCGCCACCAAGCTCAACCGCAGTCACCTGCTGCACGGCAAGGTGGCCTACCTGCTGCCATGCCTGGGGCGCATCGAGCGCGACGTGCAGCTCGGCGGCGTGCAGACCGTGACGATCGAGGACAGCACCGCGCGCATCCACGCCTCGCGCGGCCACCACGCGCCGGCGAGCGCGCGGCTCCTGTCGGAGCAGCGCATCGTCGCCGGCCTGGCCAAGGCGACGCTCGATCCCAACCCGAAGGTCGACTGGGACGCCTGGTGCGCCGACTACGCGCTCGTGCGCGACGCCATCGAGACCACCTACCCGAAGGACTTCAAGGACTTCAACGCGCGCATGCACCAGCCCGGGGGCTTCCCGCGCCCGCTGGCCGCGACCGAACGGCGCTGGGAGACGAAGAGCGGCAAGGCCGAGTTCAAGGTGCCCGCGGCCCTGCACGCCGCCTTCGAGGGCGACGGTGGCGCCGACGTGCTGCGCCTGGTCACGCTGCGCAGCAACGACCAGTTCAACACCACCATCTACGGCTACGACGACCGCCTGCGCGGCATCGACGGCACCCGCGAGGTGCTGCTGCTCAGCGCCCTGGACATCGACCGGCTGGGCCTGGTGAACGGCCAGCGCGTCACGCTGGCCAGCGCGGCGGGCGACGGCATCGAGCGCGAGGTGAAGAACCTGCGCGTGACGGTCTACGACCTGCCCCCGGGCACCTGCGCGGCCTATTTCCCGGAGTGCAACCCGGTGATCCCGCTGGCGCACTACGCCCAGGAGAGCAAGGTGCCGGCGGCCAAGTCGGTGCCGGTGCGGGTGCGCGCGCCGGCCGCCTGA